The Thermasporomyces composti region TGGATCGCGCCCTCGACCTCGGCACCGGCTGCGGGATCCAAGCGCTGCACCTCAGCCGACACGCCCGGCAGGTGGTCGCCACGGACGTGAACCCTCGGGCGCTCGCCCTGGCCCGGCTGACGGCCCGCCTCAACGGCTTGGAGGTCCGTGGACCAGGGGAGTCCTCGGGGCCGTCGCGTCCATCCGACGGCGGTGTCAGGTCGCCAGGCCCGGGCGCCCCGCCCACGCTTCACCTGCGCGAGGGCAGCCTGTTCGAGCCGGTCCAGGGGGAGCGGTTCGACCTCGTGGTCTCCAACCCGCCCTTCGTCGTCTCGCCCCGAGGCGACCTCGCCTACCGCGACAGCGGTCTGGCCGGCGACGAGTTCTGCCGCCGACTCGTCGTCGAAGCCCCGCGCCACCTCACCGAGGGAGGTGTCTGCCAGATCCTGGCCAACTGGCTGCACATCCGGGGCGAGGACTGGCGCGACCGGTTGAACACCTGGCTCGTGCGGGCCGGCTGCGACGCGTGGGTGATCCAGCGGGAGGTGGCCGACCCCGCGCAGTACATCGAGGTGTGGCTGAAGGACGCCGGCCTGCACGGCACGCCGGGCTACCGCGAGCGGTACGACGAGTGGCTCGGGTGGTTCGAGGCGCAGAACGCCGAGGCCATCGGCATGGGCTGGATCATCCTGCGCCGCCCCGACCGGTCGGTCCGGCCGGAGCGCCGACACGTCCGGCTGGAGGAGTGGACCACGACGGTCGCCCAGCCGCTGGGTCCGGAGGTGAGCCGCTGGCTCGCCGCGGTCGACCAACTCCGCGCCCTCGATGACCGGGCGTTGCTCGCTCTCCGGCCGCGGGTGGCCGAGCACGTCGACTTCGAGCAGATCGGCCGACCGGGCGCGGCCGACCCCGAGCACCTGGTGCTGCGGCAGCGGGCCGGCCTGTGCCGGGCGGAGCGGGTCGACACCGCTGAGGCTGGGTTCGTCGGCGCGTGCGACGGGACACTGACCACGGGCCAGATCATCGACGCCCTCGCCACCTTGTTGGGGGAGGACGAGGTGACGCTGCGGACACGACTCCTCCCTCGGGTGCGTCAGTTCGTGGAGGAGGGGTATCTGTCGTTGCCTGACGTCGCGTCCGCTCTGTCTTAACAGGTGGACTCGTCCTGAGAAACGGAATCGTCCGCTTGGTACGACCGTTTCTCGTGAGGGCTCGGAGCCGGATCGGCGTGACGGTCGTCCGTTTCGCGGGGTTGTCGATCGATTCCGTGGGAAAGACGGCCTGCGATGAGGCGGGCACCCCCGGAACACGCCGGGGCGCCGTACGGTTACCGTCTAGCGGTCCCCAGGACCGAGCGGTCCGGGTCACGGTGCATGATCGAAGCCGGCCCAGCTTGGACGTAGCGCCACGACGTCGACAGATCCGGAGGAAGGGATAACGTGCCCGCGAAGAAGACCTCGACGCCCGCCGGGGATGGTCTCCGGCTCGTCATCGTCGAGTCGCCCGCCAAGGCGAAGACGATCGCGAGTTACCTCGGTGAGGGCTACGTCGTGGAGTCCAGCGTGGGGCACGTCCGCGACCTGCCGAGTACCGCCTCCGAGATCCCGGCGAAGTACAAGAAGGAGCCGTGGGCCCGGCTCGGTGTCAACGTCGACGACGGCTTCGCGCCGCTGTACATCGTCCCGCGCGACAAGAAGCCGACCCTGAAGCGGCTCAAGGAGCTGCTCGCCGACGCGGGCGAGCTCTACCTCGCCACAGACGAGGACCGCGAGGGCGAGGCGATCGCCTGGCACCTGCTCGACGAGCTGAAGCCGAAGGTGCCGGTGCACCGCATGGTGTTCCACGAGATCACCCCGGAGGCGATCGCGCACGCGGTCGCGAACCCGCGGCAGATCAACGAGAACCTGGTCGACGCCCAGGAGACGCGCCGCATCCTCGACCGGCTCTACGGCTACGAGGTGTCGCCGGTCCTGTGGAAGAAGGTCATGCCGAAGCTCTCGGCTGGCCGGGTGCAGAGCGTCGCGACGCGCCTGGTCGTGGACCGGGAGTGGGAGCGCATCGCGTTCCGCGCGGCCGAGTACTGGGACATCGTCGCCGACCTCGACGCCGGCGAGGGCAAGGAGCCGCGGTCGATGACCGTCCGGCTGGTCAGCGTCGACGGGCAGCGCGTGGCGCAGGGTCGGGACTTCACCTCCGACGGCACCTTGAAGTCGTCGTCCCGTGACTCCGTCATCCACCTCGACGCCGAGCGGTCGACCGCGCTGGCGCGCGGGCTGCGCGGCGCCACGTTCGAGGTCCGGGGTGTCGAGTCCAAGCCGTACCGGCGGTCGCCCTACGCGCCGTTCCGGACCACCACGCTGCAGCAGGAGGCGGCCCGCAAGCTCGGTTTCGGCGCGGCCCGGACCATGCAGGTGGCGCAGCGCCTGTACGAGAACGGCTTCATCACCTACATGCGGACCGACTCCATCACGCTGTCCGACACCGCGATCAACGCGGCGCGGGCGCAGGTGCGCCAGCTGTTCGGGGAGGAGTACCTGCCCGACAAGCCGCGCGTCTACCAGAGCAAGGTCAAGAACGCGCAGGAGGCGCACGAGGCGATCCGCCCGGCTGGTGACCGGTTCCGCACGCCCGCCGAGACGGGCCTGAAGGGCGATGACTTCCGGCTCTACGAGCTGATCTGGATGCGCACGGTGGCGTCCCAGATGCGCGACGCCGAGGGTCGGAGTGTGACCATCCGCGTGGGCGCGCGGGCCGAGACCGGTGAGGACGCCGAGTTCACCGCGTCCGGCAAGGTCATCACCTTCCACGGCTTCCTCAAGGCCTACGTCGAGGGCGTCGACGAGCCCACCGCCGAGACCGACTCCTCCGAGCGGCGGCTGCCCGACGTCGCCGAGGGTGACACGCTCCAGCCGACGCGCGTGGAGGCCGAGGGGCACGAGACGAGGCCACCCGCCCGCTACACCGAGGCCACGTTGGTGCGTGAGCTCGAGGAGCGGGAGATCGGTCGTCCGTCGACGTACGCCTCGATCATCGGGACGATCCTCGACCGCGGCTACGTCTACAAGAAGGGTCAGGCGTTGGTGCCGACCTGGCTGGCGTTCGCGGTCGTGCGCCTGCTGACCGAGCACTTCGGTCACCTGGTCGACTACAACTTCACCGCCAGCATGGAGGAGGCGCTCGACGAGATCGCTCGGGGCGGCTCCGACATGCAGACCTGGCTCGCCCGCTTCTACTTCGGCAACGGTGAGGTCGGCCTCAAGCACCTCGTCAACGCGTTGGGCGACATCGACGCGCGGGAGATCTCGACGTTCCGCATCGGCGAGGAGAAGGATGGGATCGTCGTGCGGGTTGGTCGCTACGGGCCGTACGTCGAGGACTCCGAGGGCCGCCGCGCCAACGTTCCGGAGGATCTGCCGCCGGATGAGCTGACGGTCGAGAAGGCGCGTGAGCTGCTGAGCCAGCCGGCCGGCACCGAGCGGGAGCTGGGCGTCGACCCGGAGACCGGCCGGATGATCGTCGCCAAGGCGGGGCGGTTCGGTCCGTACGTCACCGAGGTCCTGCCCGAGGACGTGCCGAAGGGCACCAAGCCCCGCACGGCGTCGCTGTTCCGGTCGATGTCGCTGGAGACGGTGACCCTCGACCAGGCGCTGGCGCTGCTGTCGCTGCCGCGGTCGCTCGGCAAGGACCCGGAGACCGGCGAGGAGGTCACCGCTCAGAACGGCCGGTACGGCCCCTACGTCAAGAAGGGCTCGGAGTCGCGCTCGCTCGGCTCGGAGGAGGAGCTGTTCACGGTGACGCTCGAGCAGGCGCTCGAGCTGTTCAAGCAGCCCAAGACCCGCGCCCGGCGGGCGGCGACCCCGCTGCGTGAGCTGGGTGAGGACCCCGAGACCGGCAAGCCGGTGGTGATCAAGGACGGGCGGTTCGGCCCGTACGTCACCGACGGGGAGACCAACGCCACCTTGCGTAGGGGCGATGACGTCGAGTCGCTGACGCTCGAACGAGCGGCGGAGCTGCTCGCGGAGAAGCGGGCCAAGGGGCCGAGCCCTCGTCGGCGTACCGCGAAGAGGACCGCCAAGAAGGCCGCGGCGAAGAAGACGTCGAGCGCGGCGAGCGGCTCGGTGAACGCCACGAGCGCGACCGCGAAGAAGACGGCGAAGAAGGCGGCGGCGAAGAGGACGGCCACGTCCGCGACCGTGGAGTGACCACTCCCTGGGTCGGCCGGTGTGCGCCAGACCTCTCACGTCCGCGGGTTCAGTGCTCGGCGGTCCGACCTACGCAGCGTGGCGGTTCACGCGCCCGCGTCGGTGTCAGCTGGAAGATCGGGGAGGCCTGGTTAGGCTGGCCGAGTGTCCGAGCGAGAGCGGTCCACCGTCGGAGGCGAGGCGGTCGTCTCCGCCCCCGCCCACGACGTGCGCGCGGTCCTGCGAATCGCGCCGTTTCGCACCCTCTGGATCGCTCTCGGGCTGTCGAGTCTCGGGGACTGGCTGGGTCTCCTCGCGCTCACGGCGCTAGCCGGGCAGCTCGCGTCCGGCGACTACCGTGCGGAGAACTTCGCGGTCGCCGGCATCCTGCTGATCCGGCTCCTCCCCGCCGTCGTGGTGGGCCCGCTCGGCGGCTACATCGCCGACCGGCTCGACCGCCGCTGGACGCTCGTCGTCGGGGACGTCATCCGCTTCGTCCTCTTCGCCTCGATTCCGGTCGTCGGCACGCTGTGGTGGGTGTTCGTCGCGACGGTGCTCATCGAGGCGGTGGGCCTGGTCTGGCTCCCCGCCAAGGACGCCGCCGTCCCCAACCTCGTGCCGCGCGAGCGGCTCGCCGTGGCCAACCAGGTCTCGCTGGTCACCACGTACGGCTCCGCGCTTCCGGCGGCGTTGTTGTTCACGTTCCTCGCGCTGATCAACAACTCGCTGTCGGCGACTCTGCAGATCTTCGCCAGCCCGGTCGACCTCGCGCTGTACTTCAACGCCGCGACGTTCCTCGTCGGCGCCGTCGTCGTCGGCCGCTTGCGTGAGGTGTCCGGGCGCCCCACGTCGCGTCAGGCAGAGGAGCAGCCGACCGTCATCCGCACGGTCGTCGAGGGCTGGCGGTTCGTGGCCCAGAGTCGGGTCGTCCGGGGGCTGGTGATCGGTGTCGCGGGCGCGTTCGCCGTCGGCGGCGTGGTCATCGGGCTGGGTCGCACCTACGTCACCGACCTGGGTGGTGGCGCCGCCGGGTACGGCGTCGTGTTCGGCGCGGTGTTCTTCGGGCTGGCCGTCGGCATGGCGGTCGGCCCTCGCGTGTTGGCGGGCCTGTCGCGGCGGCGGATGTTCGGCATGGCGCTGACAGCTGCCGGTCTCGCTTTGGTCGCGGTGGCGCTGCTGCCGAACCTCGTGCTCGTGGCGTTCTGGACGGTGCTGCTCGGCCTCTTCGCCGGCGTCGCCTGGATCACCGGCTACACGCTGCTCGGTCTCGAGGTCGAGGACTCCATCCGTGGCCGGACCTTCGCGTTCGTCCAGACCCTGACGAGGATCGCGCTGGCCGTGGTGCTCGCGGCCGCTCCCGCCATCGCCGGCGCGCTCGGCACGCACCACCTGGAGCTCCCGGGTGGGGCGAGCCTCACGTACAACGGTGCCGCGATCACCCTCCTGCTCGGCGGAGTCGCGGCGACGGCGCTGGGCGTCGTGGCGTACCGAGAGATGGACGACCGTCCTGGCGTTCCCCTCTCCCGCGACGTCCGCGCGGCGTTCCGGGGCTACGACCGGGGGCGGTTCTCCGACACCGGCCTGTTCGTCGCCTTCGAGGGTGGCGAAGGCGCGGGCAAGTCGACGCAGGCGCACCGGCTCGCGCAGTGGATCCGCGAGCGCGGGGCGGAGGTGACCGTCACACGCGAGCCCGGCGCCACCGAGATCGGGAAGGACCTGCGGTACCTCCTCTTGCACAGTGGTCGGAC contains the following coding sequences:
- a CDS encoding DUF7059 domain-containing protein, whose product is MFELDDEVVARLRDRLSEVGYTVDGVQRQLGPVAHAALHRNETTPGLRETDDGGPLATLVRLWLLQASVPRSRVADALPELLEPLVAAGILYGRGDEVCALVDLRPYGQTDARSEQDWWVAADLTPGLDGVRPTVEPDHVLGVNSAATTLAQLTVRNRVDRALDLGTGCGIQALHLSRHARQVVATDVNPRALALARLTARLNGLEVRGPGESSGPSRPSDGGVRSPGPGAPPTLHLREGSLFEPVQGERFDLVVSNPPFVVSPRGDLAYRDSGLAGDEFCRRLVVEAPRHLTEGGVCQILANWLHIRGEDWRDRLNTWLVRAGCDAWVIQREVADPAQYIEVWLKDAGLHGTPGYRERYDEWLGWFEAQNAEAIGMGWIILRRPDRSVRPERRHVRLEEWTTTVAQPLGPEVSRWLAAVDQLRALDDRALLALRPRVAEHVDFEQIGRPGAADPEHLVLRQRAGLCRAERVDTAEAGFVGACDGTLTTGQIIDALATLLGEDEVTLRTRLLPRVRQFVEEGYLSLPDVASALS
- the topA gene encoding type I DNA topoisomerase — protein: MPAKKTSTPAGDGLRLVIVESPAKAKTIASYLGEGYVVESSVGHVRDLPSTASEIPAKYKKEPWARLGVNVDDGFAPLYIVPRDKKPTLKRLKELLADAGELYLATDEDREGEAIAWHLLDELKPKVPVHRMVFHEITPEAIAHAVANPRQINENLVDAQETRRILDRLYGYEVSPVLWKKVMPKLSAGRVQSVATRLVVDREWERIAFRAAEYWDIVADLDAGEGKEPRSMTVRLVSVDGQRVAQGRDFTSDGTLKSSSRDSVIHLDAERSTALARGLRGATFEVRGVESKPYRRSPYAPFRTTTLQQEAARKLGFGAARTMQVAQRLYENGFITYMRTDSITLSDTAINAARAQVRQLFGEEYLPDKPRVYQSKVKNAQEAHEAIRPAGDRFRTPAETGLKGDDFRLYELIWMRTVASQMRDAEGRSVTIRVGARAETGEDAEFTASGKVITFHGFLKAYVEGVDEPTAETDSSERRLPDVAEGDTLQPTRVEAEGHETRPPARYTEATLVRELEEREIGRPSTYASIIGTILDRGYVYKKGQALVPTWLAFAVVRLLTEHFGHLVDYNFTASMEEALDEIARGGSDMQTWLARFYFGNGEVGLKHLVNALGDIDAREISTFRIGEEKDGIVVRVGRYGPYVEDSEGRRANVPEDLPPDELTVEKARELLSQPAGTERELGVDPETGRMIVAKAGRFGPYVTEVLPEDVPKGTKPRTASLFRSMSLETVTLDQALALLSLPRSLGKDPETGEEVTAQNGRYGPYVKKGSESRSLGSEEELFTVTLEQALELFKQPKTRARRAATPLRELGEDPETGKPVVIKDGRFGPYVTDGETNATLRRGDDVESLTLERAAELLAEKRAKGPSPRRRTAKRTAKKAAAKKTSSAASGSVNATSATAKKTAKKAAAKRTATSATVE
- the tmk gene encoding dTMP kinase, producing the protein MSERERSTVGGEAVVSAPAHDVRAVLRIAPFRTLWIALGLSSLGDWLGLLALTALAGQLASGDYRAENFAVAGILLIRLLPAVVVGPLGGYIADRLDRRWTLVVGDVIRFVLFASIPVVGTLWWVFVATVLIEAVGLVWLPAKDAAVPNLVPRERLAVANQVSLVTTYGSALPAALLFTFLALINNSLSATLQIFASPVDLALYFNAATFLVGAVVVGRLREVSGRPTSRQAEEQPTVIRTVVEGWRFVAQSRVVRGLVIGVAGAFAVGGVVIGLGRTYVTDLGGGAAGYGVVFGAVFFGLAVGMAVGPRVLAGLSRRRMFGMALTAAGLALVAVALLPNLVLVAFWTVLLGLFAGVAWITGYTLLGLEVEDSIRGRTFAFVQTLTRIALAVVLAAAPAIAGALGTHHLELPGGASLTYNGAAITLLLGGVAATALGVVAYREMDDRPGVPLSRDVRAAFRGYDRGRFSDTGLFVAFEGGEGAGKSTQAHRLAQWIRERGAEVTVTREPGATEIGKDLRYLLLHSGRTPVSPRTEALLYAADKAEHVDAVIRPALDRDGVVITDRYVDSTLAYQGAGRKLSQHEILRLSRWATRGLRPHLTVLLDLPPEVGLLRKDGPRDRLESEPLEFHQRVREQFLELAALDPDHYLVVDATQPPEQIADRVRERVKPLLENLQARASRRRGGREEAGSDGATSQAASDDDGRQAGSSRTEESPGPENAGEAPGKEDGAGPHDRSARRTARAQTSTTREVRP